The DNA segment GAGGCCTCTTCCTGGCTATGGACTTCCAGCTGAATAACCTCTATCGATGCCATGGTAGATCAAGACAAAATCCTGAGGACGATGGGGGCCCGTGGAGTGCTCAGGCCCATGCGTTGTGGACCATTGTCTATGCTGCGGCACTTTTCCTCTTCACTTTATCTTGGCTTCTCCTGGAGAGAGAGGTGATTACTAAAAAGGTAAGGTTTATGGTCAGATTTGCTTTGAATTGAGTAGGCTTAATTGTGAAACTTACATcaagggaagaaaaggataagaagaacagcatatctattatattttttaatgattttgtttcCTCTTAGAGTGGTATAAAAATCCTGACTGTGGTGAGCAGTTTATTGAACAACTCATCATGTCCATTGTTATCTCTCCCCTTAACAGAGTGGCACGGGCGGCTTGAGCATGGTGAGCACTGTCTCGGGGGGAATGTCAGCCCCAGGAAGTGATGCGGAAGCTCTCATCTCCAGCCGGGGAGCTGTGGTGAGCACCCCCATGCAGAACTCCTTGGACGCCAAGTGGGGGATTCATCTCGTGTGGTTCACTTTGGCCTCCCTTTTCACCATCATGATGCTCTTCTGGACTGATTTCTTCACTGCTCTTGGAAAGGTGTGTGAATTTCTACCAATGATAATTTACTGATGATCTGTTATATGGGTGAACATCGGATACACTTGATTGATATGAATGATTgcaataaagagaaaatgggaaatatatGATGATTGGAGGAGTATAGTATTTAGAATTCCAATTGATATTTTTATGACATTTTCTGTTAACTTTTTAGAACCTGATGTTCACTTTAACAATATTACAAGCAGAGGAAAATGTAACCATTCTACTAAATGGGTAGACTTTGTTTAGATAACCCAGAATATTAGTGTATTAAATGTACAGTATACAATCCATTTGTTTGACCTTATGTAAGGTATTTAAAATATTCTGCTAATTGTAGACCATTATTTattgtttgcatatttatataagagaatataccttccttcccttccttcccttcctaggCTGGATCACCCCAGGAATTTGTGAAACTCACTTCTGGTGGACTGCGGTGTcacttccactgggggggggagTGTGGCCCAACGGCACTCTACGGCTGGCTGTTTGTTGCCCTTCACCTGGCCTTCCTGGTGCTCTTGGGAAGGGTCTTAGCTGCCTCTCATTCCATCATTTATGCTCTCTCTGTGACATCAGTTGCCTTGCCCGTCCAAGCACTCTGGTGGTCTATGTTCCGCATTGGAGGCCCACTCGGAATGGAGTGGTATCCACAGGTCagtttcctttcctatttttttctcattatttctttttgtctgtattcctttctttctcttattttctctttccctcctgtcttTTGTGTGGAGTCAGGATGAATGTGGGCTTTGTAGACCAGGGTTTTAGGAGCCTTTTTGTGTATACTCTTGACGTTGAAGAAAATTAATTATGAAGTACGAATTGGAGCCTTGCAAAGGAAGTATGTAGAAGCTCATTTCAATGCTGTGTGGGTCTGCTACACTTTCCGATTCCTTCTCTTATTATACTTATGCTCAGACTTGTCTTACAAGGTAGAGCTATGTACTTagcccctgtatttttttttatgggcaTACTGCATCTTTTTTATACTGAGTAAAAATTGCAGTTTGTAATTGTTTGAGACTAGGTATTTAAGTTTATATAAGACACACAAAATTGTGAAGAGTTTATATTCTAGGGTTGAAATGTGGCCTCAGTCTCCAGTGTTTTGTCTTTATAACATTGAAATAAGATACCATTTTATTCTAACAAAAATACTGTTCCATCCTTTGTAACAAAGGTAACATTAATTTTTCTGCTTCAGGAGTCTGGGGAAGTCATTTTCAGCCTCCTGGGTTTGCCCATAATGATTGCCTGCTTGTGCTACTGGAGTCACGTGGAGAAACGCGAGAAGCAGAGGTCCAACAACTTCCCTCTCACTGCGGCATCATAAGGCCAGCAGCAGGAATTTCAATGGCTGTCCTTAGAGTGTGAGTGGGTGTTAGAAACATAGAAAGCTGGTGATGTATATGTCAGACTATGGCATGGTATAGGAATTGTGACTAAATCAGCAAAGGTATGAATAATTATCTTGAGTATTGCAGGCAGCTGAATGAAAAACAATTTGATTAGGAAATTGATCAGAGAACAAAAGTAGTATCAGGTTAgaagaaattcataaaaaaaaattttcctgTATTCTCCACCCCATAAGCACGCCAAACAAATCCCGGTTTTGCATGTGATAATGGGTCAGATATATTATTCTGATTTGCCATTGATTTGACTGTCTTATGGGCATTTAACATTAGTCAGGAGTAGTCTGAATCTGGTTTGTTTTTTATACGAGAGTATGAATCTGTCTTCTAATTGTCAAGCAGAATGGTTTGCATAttatgtcttgtttttttatgtacctGCTTGAGTGCTGTGCCAAGCTTTAAATATCAAAATGAAGGAGGACAGATGTTATACAAGTTATATACTGTCATAGATATTAAtgcgttatatattttttctcctcagTTTCTATTATGAGAAATATTTGCTGTCTCACTCATTTGGTTTTAAAATTGCTTATAATgagaattatatagataaatacttaaGCTCTGAAGGCTGAACCAAGAATTCGGAGCTATGAATATCTTTATTCTGGTAATGTTCAGTTGTAATTGAGgataaattatgaaattatatttttctttcttgagtgttaattatgaaaattatatttccaAAGAGTGAATTTAGGGAACCAATGTGGTAAAGATATttaaaaatagatataggtatgtaaaaGGAGTGTATATTTAGATGAGAAATATTCCAAGAAGTTCTGCCCTGGAAACTGTACTATATTTTCAATGGTTCATTTTGTATTTGCAACCGAATTCAGCAGGGATGTATTCCAGTATATTCTCACATTGTGTTGGAATGGATTTCTAAATTCAACACTGAAATTTATATAGAGCATTAAAAGAAAATCCGCTGTTGCCATGCCTTaagggaaaaattaaaagaaaaaagattttaTGCTTTGCTTTATATTTTGAAAAACTGGATAAGTAATTATGGTGATTTTTATGGctgtattataatgaaaatgcatATTCCATGAGTGTCTTCCTCTAAAAtacacatttgaaaaaaaaatcccttcttgTTATATGttcaatattaattattattttcattggtcACTGAATATGTCAAGTTAATGATGTTAAATAGAACTCGGCAATTCAGTGTAAGAATTTATTATTTTTGGGGAAAATTTCTTAAAGAACACTCTTGTGCATAGTATAGAGCTTGATATTTTGGCTtaatagtatatattcatattttgctatgttatatgtatattattgaatATTGTATGCTCATGACATAGcccaattaaaaataaagatatgaagatGGCAATGGAATTAGTAAATCATGTAATTTAGATGACTGAAGCAGCTGTAGATACATAACAGATATACAGCATGGGCAGGCCAGTTTTCCCACTTGTGTTGTTTAAAGATCTGAACCTTAAACTAAGCTTaagatattttttgttaatgGAGGGTGGGTTAAtctcttcttttacttattcatagaagaaaaataaacatatcttATGTTAAGActgcaaaggaaaagaaaaaataaagcaatgCAGTCCTTTTCCAAAATTGCATTGAGAGCTATTGTAGGCTTTTCCAAGCACCTAAATAGATTGCATGGCTGCTTATGGATAACACAGTAATCAGCTGTAATGAGCAATTTGAAAGATTTAGTGTGGGcagtcttccattcctcttccactCATTGAGAGAAATCCTTGACTTCCAGGCAGCATTTTAATTCTCATATAAGGTGTCCATTGAAGGATGAGGTGCCAGTGCAATTTGTATAGGTCCCTGAAACctgaaaacaagaaaatcattTTTGTGATATATTGTGGTACAGACTCCCTGTAATGTCTATTCTGTAAGCTGAAAGTAGGAATTTTTAGGGATTTtgtaaatatgttattattattattattattattattattattattattattattgctattgttattattattattattagtattattattgctattgttattattattattattattattattattattattattattattattattattattattattattattattattatgattattattatgattattattatgattattactactattattactactactactactaccattaattatcattattattatcatcattatcattattatcatacttattattattatcattattatcatacttattattattatcattattatcatacttattattgttatcattattatcatacttattattattatcattatcattatcattattataatacttattattaatgtcattattattatatattattgctaatattatttgtttatttatgtagttTTGTGCTTGTATGCAAATATTAAAATGCaggttacattaaaaaaaaaaaagttttaatgcaCAAGTTTtttaaagacaaataaagaaaagatggtTGAATTTATATTGTTCACTTTATTGCACTTGTCATATGAAAGGATGAGTGTGTAATCTGTAACCTGCATGGTTCAGTAAAGCCCAAAGCACAGTTAAAGACCGAGTGAGTTAGTCCAGAAGCCGATCTCAGTTGTTCATAAACTGATGCTTTAGGTGCTCTATTTTCAGACTTTGTAccactttgttttattttctgtcttctgCACAAACATTAAAAGGTCCGATGCTTACAAGAAAGTTTTGCATCtttctgtgtttatatttatttacttacagagTGCTCTGTATGCTTGtactatatatgttaataaaaggAGGCTATTTATTACTTCTGATGTATTGTTTCTTGCATAATGCAAAAACCCAAGTGCTTCACTGTACTATATTTTCCCCTATACCAGGGTGcgtatattaatgttatatattagtatatgtgtaaatacaggtTAAGCTTTGTATACagatttatttataaaaagaTGGATATGCTTACAAATTTATTTGATTAAGCATACAAAgtcatgtgaataaaaaaaaatacagtccaGCAaaaagatatcattatcatcatcattatcattatcattattattactactattattactattattgttattgttatcattattgtttttatattattattattattattattattattattattattattattattattattattattattattattattattattattatcattattatcattattatcattattatcattattattattattattattattattattattattattattattattattattattattattattattattattattattattattactgttattattattattttttactatcattattatcatcatcatcattattatcatttaatagtTTCGTACATACTGGCCTGAAGAAAAGTAATTGGTAAAGTAATTtactatacataaaaaaataatgatcattattataattgcaatatagatatataaaagaagcTATTCTTTATGTTAAAAAAACCCACAGATATATGCTGTGACAGAAGATAAATTTTCTTAAAGAACAGTATATTATTTTCAGTGACTTCAAAGTGATGTGAGCATTAATTTACACctaaaagaggaaaattaatttGTTGTATCCCAAAATATGCCAAGACTTCAAAGCAGTGATTTATTGCAAGAGAATCTGTCTTTCCTtctaaaataaaacaggaaactcAGAGATACAGTCGTCAGGTATATTCACCCATTTAAAGAATACAGGTTTTGAAATGTGTAGCACCACATACAATACACTTGTACGTTTTTGATTGAATGTGAGTCTAACACAAGTACTTGTGAGGGTATTGTAATCAATCAGCTTTTAATAAAATATCAAGATGTCAGTTCAAAATAAATTTATGAGGAAATGCctacaataatggtattaatgatatataaaagaaatggaaGTATATGATATCAAGTACTAGAAATCAAAATCTATCGCCAACAGTGGCATAAAGCACCTATAGGCtgaaataaactaaatatatgtaATCCTTTGTTTGCATCATGTATATAAGAATACCATTTAAAGTCTTTAAAGAAACATATTTTCTTTTGGTATTTTGAATGGgtgttaattttttttgtcttctgtatAGTTGTTAGCTTTATTTATAAAGGACAATGTATTGTAAAGTTTAATTCAAGTTGAAAACAAAACTGTATATACTTGTACAGAGGCAAGCCTGTACAGTACACTtgcatataaacattaataagttCTGATATCTTACTACTCTAGTTACCatgaacccaatgccgccggggaaaatgtgctcattttttatatttttgtgaaatgtctctgcacatagatggctctgctagtgcttagccacaaaggagtcaattagtagaccttgtgaccttacgtgatttgaattggtgggaaaaatgtattttttactagtgctatgaatattgatggtggtatttttattataaacattataattactataatgttataaacattaatagcaacaaactaagataacataaaatattttcataaatcaaagaaaggggtaaacaggcgagacaagcagtactcgtaactggctcattgctgacttagtacaagtgtagccatctatgtgtaaaaacaatcaaacaagtaactcacagtgggcatagcacgtacacgTCTtacctgtcagcattgggttaatatattgTAATGCATTAACTGTATGGTATCATTTATAAGTGCAAACTACTGCAAAGTCTAAATGGC comes from the Penaeus chinensis breed Huanghai No. 1 chromosome 32, ASM1920278v2, whole genome shotgun sequence genome and includes:
- the LOC125042659 gene encoding uncharacterized protein LOC125042659 isoform X1, translating into MVSKTEHQNAVNMAEGETSDDLQTLIRPDDLEGITEESTGSAAAHSAPSLLHDPPPAWQLPVQCVLLVLVTTALVIILPVYLESVNVVGDAYSALIFAAIFTALPVVLFVQIRYSYFCQFMRLGPSSPSAILKTGMFHGISSLMIVYALDRKRVVCHAQEPLMGLIVMYMIIIYFFYKGPELSSPKMFSLCGVLGGLFLAMDFQLNNLYRCHGRSRQNPEDDGGPWSAQAHALWTIVYAAALFLFTLSWLLLEREVITKKSGTGGLSMVSTVSGGMSAPGSDAEALISSRGAVVSTPMQNSLDAKWGIHLVWFTLASLFTIMMLFWTDFFTALGKAGSPQEFVKLTSGGLRCHFHWGGECGPTALYGWLFVALHLAFLVLLGRVLAASHSIIYALSVTSVALPVQALWWSMFRIGGPLGMEWYPQESGEVIFSLLGLPIMIACLCYWSHVEKREKQRSNNFPLTAAS
- the LOC125042659 gene encoding uncharacterized protein LOC125042659 isoform X2; translated protein: MAEGETSDDLQTLIRPDDLEGITEESTGSAAAHSAPSLLHDPPPAWQLPVQCVLLVLVTTALVIILPVYLESVNVVGDAYSALIFAAIFTALPVVLFVQIRYSYFCQFMRLGPSSPSAILKTGMFHGISSLMIVYALDRKRVVCHAQEPLMGLIVMYMIIIYFFYKGPELSSPKMFSLCGVLGGLFLAMDFQLNNLYRCHGRSRQNPEDDGGPWSAQAHALWTIVYAAALFLFTLSWLLLEREVITKKSGTGGLSMVSTVSGGMSAPGSDAEALISSRGAVVSTPMQNSLDAKWGIHLVWFTLASLFTIMMLFWTDFFTALGKAGSPQEFVKLTSGGLRCHFHWGGECGPTALYGWLFVALHLAFLVLLGRVLAASHSIIYALSVTSVALPVQALWWSMFRIGGPLGMEWYPQESGEVIFSLLGLPIMIACLCYWSHVEKREKQRSNNFPLTAAS